A single region of the Synergistaceae bacterium genome encodes:
- a CDS encoding GTP-binding protein gives MAKEKFDRNKPHLNIGTIGHIDHGKTTLTAAITKCLATQKLADFTAYDMIDKAPEERERGITINIAHVEYQTDKRHYAHIDCPGHADYIKNMITGAAQMDGAILVVSAADGPMPQTREHVLLARQVNVPALVVFMNKTDQVDDPELL, from the coding sequence ATGGCGAAGGAAAAATTTGATCGTAACAAGCCGCATTTAAATATCGGCACGATCGGGCATATCGACCACGGCAAAACTACGTTGACGGCGGCGATTACGAAATGCCTCGCGACGCAGAAGCTGGCGGATTTTACGGCTTACGATATGATCGACAAGGCCCCGGAGGAGCGTGAGCGTGGGATCACGATCAACATCGCCCACGTGGAGTACCAGACGGATAAGCGTCATTACGCCCATATTGATTGCCCCGGCCACGCAGACTACATCAAGAACATGATCACGGGCGCGGCTCAAATGGACGGTGCGATCCTGGTGGTAAGTGCGGCTGACGGCCCCATGCCCCAGACCCGCGAGCACGTGTTGCTGGCCCGCCAGGTCAACGTTCCCGCTCTGGTGGTGTTCATGAACAAGACGGACCAGGTGGACGACCCCGAACTTCT
- the fusA gene encoding elongation factor G, giving the protein MEITKLRNIGIAAHIDAGKTTTSERILYYTGRNYKVGEVHEGAATMDWMEQEKERGITITSAATTCVWKDHTINLIDTPGHVDFTVEVERSLRVLDGAVSVFCAVGGVEPQSETVWRQADKYHVPRIAFINKMDRIGADFEAVVGAMKERLGANAVPIQIPIGAEEDFAGVVDLIDQKAVMFSGELGQSPIIAPIPAKMGDAAKAARDILVEGVSDFSDDIMTLYLEGKEIGGDLIRRVLREATIALKLVPVLCGSAFKNKGVELLLDAVVDFLPSPVDLPAIKGVRPDDPEAVVERHGDPKEPFTALAFKVAVDSFLGKLIFLRVYSGTLEKGSTVYNASSSQRERVGRIMRMHSNKREDIEVMEAGMIVAVPSLKNTKTGDTLCLESNSIVLESVEFPESVISLSVEPATQGDKMKLSKGLVALADEDPTFRVRTDEESGQTIISGMGELHLEIIVDRLKREFGVDVKVGRPQVAYREAIQKASSAEGKYIRQSGGRGQYGHVVFNIEPLPEGKGYEFEDKIVGGVVPKEYIVAAQKGLDEAIQSGILGGYPVIGIRVSLVDGSYHDVDSSEMAFKIAASIGFKEAMRRASPILMEPIMSVEVVTPEDYVGDVIGDLSSRRGRIEGMDMRSNARIVRAFVPLASMFGYATDLRSKTSGRATYTMQFDHYEPTPADVAEKVLKK; this is encoded by the coding sequence TTGGAAATCACGAAACTGAGAAACATAGGCATAGCGGCTCATATCGACGCCGGTAAGACGACGACCAGCGAGCGTATTCTCTATTATACGGGGCGTAATTACAAAGTCGGCGAGGTCCACGAGGGCGCAGCCACGATGGACTGGATGGAACAGGAGAAAGAGCGGGGTATCACGATCACCTCCGCCGCTACGACGTGCGTTTGGAAGGATCATACGATTAATTTAATTGATACGCCCGGCCACGTGGACTTTACAGTGGAGGTAGAACGTTCTCTCCGCGTATTGGACGGGGCTGTTTCCGTCTTCTGCGCCGTAGGAGGAGTAGAACCCCAGTCAGAGACCGTTTGGCGTCAAGCGGACAAGTACCACGTTCCGCGTATCGCGTTCATCAACAAAATGGACCGCATTGGCGCGGATTTCGAGGCGGTCGTGGGGGCGATGAAGGAAAGGCTGGGAGCCAACGCTGTACCCATTCAAATTCCGATCGGCGCGGAGGAAGATTTTGCGGGAGTAGTGGACCTGATCGATCAAAAGGCCGTGATGTTTAGCGGCGAGTTGGGACAGTCGCCCATCATAGCGCCGATTCCCGCAAAAATGGGTGACGCGGCCAAAGCGGCGCGGGACATCCTTGTAGAAGGCGTTTCGGATTTCAGCGATGATATCATGACTCTCTACCTCGAAGGCAAGGAAATCGGAGGCGACTTGATCCGCAGGGTTCTTCGGGAGGCGACGATCGCGCTCAAGTTGGTGCCGGTCCTCTGCGGCTCCGCCTTCAAAAACAAGGGAGTAGAGCTGCTTCTCGACGCAGTGGTGGATTTCCTGCCCTCTCCGGTGGATCTGCCCGCCATCAAGGGGGTTCGCCCCGACGACCCGGAGGCGGTTGTAGAACGTCACGGCGATCCCAAGGAACCTTTCACGGCCCTGGCCTTCAAGGTGGCAGTGGATTCCTTCCTGGGTAAGCTGATCTTCTTGCGCGTCTACTCCGGCACTTTGGAAAAAGGCAGTACGGTCTACAACGCCAGTTCCAGTCAGAGAGAACGCGTCGGCCGCATCATGCGAATGCACTCCAACAAGCGCGAGGATATCGAAGTCATGGAGGCGGGGATGATCGTGGCGGTGCCGAGCTTGAAAAACACCAAGACGGGGGATACCCTTTGCCTCGAAAGCAACTCCATTGTTCTCGAAAGCGTGGAGTTTCCGGAGTCCGTCATCTCTCTTTCCGTGGAGCCCGCCACTCAGGGAGACAAAATGAAGCTATCAAAAGGTCTGGTTGCCCTGGCCGACGAGGACCCGACTTTCCGTGTCCGCACGGATGAGGAAAGTGGTCAGACGATCATTTCGGGCATGGGCGAGCTGCACTTGGAGATTATCGTGGACCGGCTCAAGAGAGAGTTCGGGGTGGATGTGAAAGTTGGTCGGCCTCAGGTTGCCTACCGCGAGGCGATTCAGAAGGCATCCTCGGCGGAGGGTAAGTACATTCGCCAGTCGGGCGGCCGCGGCCAGTACGGGCACGTGGTTTTCAACATCGAACCGCTGCCGGAGGGTAAGGGCTACGAGTTCGAGGATAAGATCGTGGGCGGAGTCGTCCCCAAAGAGTACATCGTGGCAGCCCAAAAGGGCCTCGATGAGGCCATCCAGAGCGGGATCCTGGGAGGGTATCCGGTTATCGGCATTCGGGTATCGCTGGTAGACGGCAGTTATCACGATGTGGATAGTTCGGAAATGGCGTTTAAAATCGCGGCTTCCATAGGTTTCAAGGAAGCGATGAGAAGAGCGTCTCCGATTTTGATGGAGCCTATCATGTCCGTAGAGGTCGTAACGCCTGAAGACTATGTGGGAGACGTCATTGGCGACCTTTCTTCTCGAAGAGGTCGTATCGAGGGGATGGATATGCGATCGAACGCCCGTATCGTCAGGGCTTTCGTGCCACTAGCCAGCATGTTCGGCTATGCCACCGACCTCAGAAGCAAGACGTCGGGCCGGGCGACCTACACGATGCAGTTCGACCACTACGAGCCGACGCCCGCCGATGTGGCGGAAAAAGTCTTAAAAAAGTAA
- the rpsG gene encoding 30S ribosomal protein S7, with product MPRKGHVRKRDVIPDTRFGNPAVAKFIASLMKGGKKSIAEKILYDALDKAAEKLSAEPFEVFEKAMGNVAPQIEVRPRRVGGATYQVPVEVTPERGQLLSIRWILSYARSKKGMPMSERLMRELMDAYKNEGSSIKKREDTHKMAEANRAFAHYRW from the coding sequence ATGCCTCGTAAAGGTCATGTGAGAAAGCGAGATGTCATACCGGATACGCGGTTTGGAAATCCCGCGGTGGCGAAGTTTATCGCGAGCCTGATGAAAGGCGGCAAAAAGAGCATTGCCGAGAAAATCCTCTACGATGCCTTGGATAAAGCCGCGGAAAAACTAAGCGCGGAACCCTTTGAAGTGTTTGAAAAAGCTATGGGCAACGTCGCGCCCCAGATTGAGGTTCGTCCGCGCCGCGTAGGGGGAGCTACATATCAAGTGCCGGTGGAAGTCACGCCGGAGAGGGGACAGCTTCTTTCCATCCGTTGGATTTTGTCTTACGCCCGCTCCAAAAAGGGGATGCCTATGTCAGAACGTCTGATGCGCGAATTAATGGATGCCTACAAGAACGAGGGCAGCTCCATTAAAAAACGCGAGGACACACACAAGATGGCGGAGGCCAACCGAGCGTTCGCGCATTATCGCTGGTAA
- the rpsL gene encoding 30S ribosomal protein S12 codes for MPTINQLVRQGRAEKRAKSDSPALQGNPARRGVCTRVYTVTPKKPNSALRKVARVRLTNGIEVTSYIPGIGHNLQEHSVVLVRGGRVKDLPGVRYHIVRGTFDCGGVENRKRSRSKYGARKPKKS; via the coding sequence GTGCCGACAATCAATCAGCTTGTTCGTCAAGGACGCGCGGAGAAGCGAGCTAAAAGCGACTCTCCGGCATTGCAGGGAAACCCTGCGAGAAGAGGGGTGTGCACGAGGGTCTACACCGTAACGCCCAAAAAGCCCAACTCGGCTTTAAGAAAAGTAGCCCGTGTGCGCCTGACCAACGGAATCGAGGTCACGTCTTATATTCCGGGGATTGGGCATAACTTGCAAGAGCACTCCGTGGTTCTTGTCCGCGGGGGACGCGTGAAGGACCTTCCCGGCGTGCGTTACCACATCGTTCGTGGCACATTCGACTGCGGCGGAGTGGAGAACAGGAAACGCAGCCGCTCGAAGTACGGCGCGCGTAAACCCAAAAAAAGCTGA
- a CDS encoding 50S ribosomal protein L7ae, which translates to MPLSELAVSERVVGEREVRRAMSKGCLRKIFIALDGDTKVLAGLAEDAKRLGIETENVDFKLKLGRACAIDRPAAVAGLLKMGKFGEKLGNTKPLIL; encoded by the coding sequence ATGCCTTTAAGTGAACTTGCCGTTTCGGAAAGAGTTGTGGGTGAGCGAGAAGTCCGCCGGGCGATGAGCAAGGGATGTTTGAGAAAGATTTTTATTGCCCTAGACGGTGACACCAAAGTTTTGGCGGGATTGGCGGAAGATGCCAAGAGATTGGGTATAGAGACGGAAAACGTCGATTTCAAGCTGAAGCTGGGCCGCGCTTGCGCCATCGATAGGCCGGCCGCCGTGGCAGGGTTGTTAAAAATGGGAAAATTTGGGGAAAAATTAGGCAATACGAAACCGCTGATTCTATAG
- a CDS encoding ABC transporter ATP-binding protein, protein MGSQSVRLENVTKIFKDPQSGQQTLAVDGASFEIAPGELVTLLGPSGCGKTTVLRMLSGFEFPTSGRVYIGKADVTRVPPNKRDTAMVFQSYGLFPHMNVFDNVAYGLELRKVPRMLIKKKVTRFLEMVDLAGLDKRLPSRLSGGQQQRVALARALIIEPSVLLLDEPLSNLDVLLREQMRVEIRGLQRSLSITAIYVTHDRVEAMSLSDRVIVMNKGRIVQVGTPSEIYRDPVDTFVAGFVGKVAFFPCTVRSTSQLLCDVVVGIRRFDVPRWSKGLKNGDEALVMCRPESLSLGAPGEGIEDGVIRANVYLGHSVESWVASDRGDVLVQIDNPDMKKIWREGEPVSLTFYPQLAKVLKTSSIST, encoded by the coding sequence ATGGGGTCCCAATCTGTGCGCTTAGAAAACGTCACGAAAATATTCAAAGATCCGCAGTCGGGACAACAAACGCTAGCTGTTGACGGCGCGTCCTTCGAGATTGCGCCGGGAGAGCTGGTGACGCTGCTGGGACCTTCGGGCTGCGGCAAAACCACCGTGCTGAGAATGCTGTCGGGTTTCGAGTTCCCTACGTCGGGACGCGTCTACATCGGAAAAGCGGACGTCACTCGCGTTCCACCGAACAAGCGCGACACGGCAATGGTATTCCAGAGTTACGGGCTCTTTCCCCACATGAATGTCTTCGATAACGTGGCCTACGGGCTGGAATTGCGTAAAGTTCCCCGGATGCTCATCAAAAAAAAGGTCACGCGCTTTCTGGAGATGGTCGACCTCGCGGGTCTGGATAAACGCCTCCCATCGCGGCTTTCTGGAGGCCAGCAGCAACGAGTCGCTTTAGCCCGCGCCCTGATCATAGAGCCCTCGGTGCTGCTGTTGGACGAGCCTCTGTCGAACCTCGACGTATTGCTGAGAGAACAAATGCGCGTGGAGATTCGCGGGTTGCAAAGGTCGCTGTCGATCACCGCTATCTACGTCACCCACGACCGGGTCGAGGCCATGAGCCTGTCGGACCGCGTCATCGTCATGAACAAGGGAAGGATCGTTCAGGTGGGGACACCCAGCGAAATTTACCGAGACCCTGTGGACACCTTCGTGGCGGGATTTGTGGGCAAGGTGGCCTTCTTTCCCTGCACGGTGCGGTCTACCTCCCAACTTCTCTGCGATGTGGTGGTCGGAATTCGGCGTTTCGACGTGCCCAGGTGGTCAAAAGGGCTGAAAAACGGAGATGAGGCCCTAGTGATGTGCCGCCCGGAGTCGCTTTCTCTGGGCGCGCCCGGTGAGGGGATAGAGGATGGTGTCATTAGGGCCAATGTCTACCTGGGACATAGTGTGGAGTCCTGGGTAGCCAGCGACCGGGGCGACGTGTTGGTGCAAATCGACAACCCCGACATGAAGAAAATATGGAGGGAAGGAGAACCCGTTTCCCTGACTTTTTACCCCCAACTAGCGAAAGTGCTAAAAACGAGCTCTATTTCAACTTGA
- a CDS encoding 2-isopropylmalate synthase has translation MIGTQMVGTQEKIRIFDTTLRDGEQAAGGNLNVAEKLQIARQLARLGVDVIEAGFPAASPGDFACVESIAREVPGPIIAGLARTKEEDIRACHNAVKGAPRHRIHIFLATSPIHMKHKLRMTPEEVLKEIQFSVSLARELVEDVEFSAEDASRSEMPFLIKAFKTALAAGATTLNIPDTVGYATPEEFYQFCRAVIEGVGASENVIYSVHCHNDLGLAVANSLAAVRAGARQIECTINGLGERAGNASLEEIVMVLKTRSDQYGPTVGLNTTKLHATSALVSRLSGIHVPPNKAIVGANAFAHQAGIHQHGVMANPLTYEIMKPEDVGVSGTELVLGKHSGRHAFYHHIEQLGYALKPEQLEKAFVLFKKLCDSKKSVSDDDLAALITDEILLTSVENLYNLKHCSTKTGDGPALAVITLSNGKGDISDAATGNGPIDAAYRAIRRAIDLEAELLSFNIKATSDRSDSLGETSVVLRSGEVSAPGRGVSTDVIESAVKAFVNGVNRLHILASAKGVKLAEKRKDHYE, from the coding sequence ATGATTGGCACACAAATGGTTGGAACACAGGAGAAAATTCGTATTTTTGACACCACACTGCGCGATGGGGAGCAAGCGGCAGGGGGAAATCTGAACGTGGCCGAAAAACTGCAAATCGCCCGCCAATTGGCTAGATTGGGGGTCGACGTTATCGAGGCGGGCTTCCCCGCGGCCTCACCGGGAGACTTCGCCTGCGTGGAGTCCATCGCGCGGGAGGTTCCGGGACCTATCATTGCCGGACTTGCCCGCACGAAAGAAGAAGACATCCGCGCGTGCCACAACGCCGTGAAAGGCGCTCCACGACACCGCATCCACATCTTCCTCGCCACAAGCCCCATCCATATGAAGCATAAACTCCGAATGACACCCGAAGAGGTTTTGAAAGAGATCCAGTTCAGCGTTTCCCTGGCCCGAGAACTGGTCGAGGACGTGGAATTTTCCGCCGAAGACGCCAGTCGGTCGGAGATGCCTTTCTTGATCAAGGCATTCAAGACGGCCTTAGCCGCCGGAGCCACCACCCTCAACATTCCCGACACCGTCGGCTACGCGACACCTGAGGAGTTCTATCAATTCTGCCGAGCAGTCATCGAAGGCGTTGGCGCTTCAGAAAACGTGATCTATTCCGTCCACTGCCACAATGACCTTGGGCTTGCCGTGGCCAATTCCCTGGCGGCGGTCCGCGCGGGAGCTCGCCAGATCGAGTGCACGATCAATGGGCTGGGAGAACGGGCCGGAAACGCCTCCCTTGAGGAAATCGTCATGGTGTTGAAAACGCGTTCCGACCAATATGGCCCTACCGTGGGGTTGAACACCACGAAACTTCACGCGACCAGCGCTCTGGTCTCTCGCCTTTCGGGAATACATGTTCCCCCCAATAAAGCCATCGTCGGCGCTAATGCCTTTGCCCACCAGGCGGGTATCCATCAGCATGGCGTCATGGCAAACCCCCTCACATACGAGATCATGAAGCCTGAGGACGTGGGCGTATCGGGAACCGAATTGGTGTTGGGCAAACACTCCGGCCGCCATGCCTTTTACCATCATATCGAGCAACTCGGCTACGCTCTGAAGCCCGAACAGCTCGAAAAAGCGTTTGTGCTTTTCAAAAAACTCTGCGATAGTAAAAAAAGTGTCTCCGATGACGACCTCGCCGCCCTGATCACCGATGAGATTTTGTTGACCTCTGTCGAAAATCTGTATAATCTCAAACATTGTTCCACGAAAACCGGCGACGGCCCGGCCCTGGCCGTCATCACATTGAGCAACGGAAAGGGCGACATCAGCGACGCCGCGACCGGCAATGGCCCCATCGACGCCGCTTATCGCGCGATCCGGCGAGCTATCGACTTGGAGGCCGAACTGCTCAGTTTCAACATCAAGGCGACCAGCGACCGCTCGGATTCCTTGGGGGAAACGTCAGTGGTATTGCGGTCCGGGGAGGTCTCTGCTCCAGGGCGGGGCGTTAGCACGGACGTCATCGAGTCCGCTGTGAAAGCCTTCGTCAACGGCGTTAATCGCCTCCACATACTGGCCTCGGCCAAGGGCGTCAAGCTCGCTGAGAAACGTAAAGATCATTACGAATAA